A DNA window from Zingiber officinale cultivar Zhangliang chromosome 3A, Zo_v1.1, whole genome shotgun sequence contains the following coding sequences:
- the LOC122052873 gene encoding BRCA1-associated RING domain protein 1-like isoform X3 — translation MIDPEEISQMWSPFLNYLIKLEKELKCFICNGLFKKPKLLPCNHIVCSDCIITPLTRQRSVCHSCQNPFRYEDTRDALHVERMVNLFQEMDAAIGSIIQQRSSPKNVPGDKPQGVHNVQDKSSQSCLSKKVSLEGDEPPGLHNVEDKPSHSPLSKKVSLAGDEPERVHNAQNKPSHSGSHGSPSANYRSSKRKVDERNYEAMPNRSTDSEEHLKLKESSNHPSFGENSGSKLQKHDSYPEQNLQASFRMKNGASRLNNFKKAKTPKNAKTRNNASPDNHNGGILYGDECAFCHSFRITEDSGPMKCYKDGKLIALEESNQSNGIYVHEKCVEWAPQVYFSGEIVKNFELELKRASKIKCSKCGVKGAALGCYYSNCLKSYHVTCAVQIPDCRWDCRNFNVLCPCHTSEKLQCDDSGKNDNSTHLQSIQIDSSKPLGKLKDDRSNNSAAAMDVSNEIIFLGSDLMDSEKKLLVELASLIGGKVTERWTHEVTHVIVSTNECGACRRTYDFLLAVLSWKWILTTKWVKVSLESGHLVEEEPFEVRFDEKGFADGPKKRRHNIISKVYAFI, via the exons ATGATTGATCCGGAAGAGATATCCCAAATGTGGAGTCCATTTCTTAACTATCTCATCAAGTTAGAGAAGGAACTGAAATGCTTCATATG CAATGGTTTGTTTAAAAAACCAAAACTATTACCGTGTAATCACATAGTTTGCAG CGACTGTATTATCACTCCTTTAACCCGTCAACGTTCTGTTTGCCATTCTTGTCAGAACCCTTTTCGATACGAAG ACACTAGGGATGCTCTTCACGTAGAAAGGATGGTGAACCTTTTTCAAGAGATGGATGCTGCTATTGGCAGCATTATTCAACAGAGATCATCACCTAAAAATGTGCCGG GTGATAAACCACAAGGAGTACATAATGTGCAAGATAAATCAAGCCAGTCATGCCTCTCTAAAAAAGTTTCACTTGAAGGAGATGAACCACCAGGATTACATAATGTAGAAGATAAACCTAGCCATTCACCCCTCTCCAAAAAAGTTTCACTTGCAGGAGATGAGCCGGAAAGAGTACATAATGcacaaaataaaccaagccattcAGGTTCACATGGTTCTCCATCTGCCAATTACAGGTCTTCAAAAAGAAAAGTAGATGAAAGAAATTATGAAGCAATGCCAAATAGAAGCACGGATTCTGAAGAACATTTGAAGCTGAAGGAGTCCAGTAATCACCCTTCATTTGGTGAAAATAGCGGTTCTAAATTGCAGAAACATGATAGTTATCCTGAACAG AATCTCCAAGCCTCTTTTCGAATGAAAAATGGTGCTTCTCGACTCAACAATTTCAAGAAAGCAAAGACACCAAAGAATGCAAAGACCAGGAATAATGCTAGTCCAGATAATCATAATGGAGGAATTTTGTATGGTGATGAATGCGCATTTTGCCATTCTTTCCGAATTACAGAG GATTCTGGACCTATGAAATGTTACAAAGATGGAAAACTCATCGCATTGGAGGAATCAAACCAGTCCAATGGAATATACGTTCATGAAAAGTGTGTTGAATG GGCTCCTCAAGTGTATTTTTCTGGGGAAATCGTGAAAAACTTTGAGTTAGAACTAAAGCGAGCATCAAAGATAAAATGCAGCAAATGTGGAGTGAAAGGTGCTGCTCTTGGTTGTTATTATAGCAACTGCCTTAAGAGCTATCATGTCACTTGTGCAGTTCAGATTCCAGATTGTCGATGGGATTGT AGAAATTTTAATGTGCTCTGCCCTTGTCACACTTCTGAAAAATTACAATGCGATGATTCTGGGAAGAACGACAACAGTACACATCTCCAATCTATTCAGAT AGACTCTTCTAAGCCTTTAGGGAAGCTAAAAGATGATCGAAGTAACAATTCTGCTGCTGCAATGGATGTTTCAAATGAAATTATATTCTTGGGCTCTGATCTCATGGATTCAGAAAAG AAGCTCCTTGTTGAATTGGCTAGCTTGATTGGAGGAAAGGTGACAGAAAGATGGACGCATGAGGTAACACATGTCATTGTTTCAACCAATGAGTGTGGTGCTTGCAGAAGAACATATGATTTCCTATTGGCTGTTTTGAGTTGGAAATGGATTCTCACAACAAAGT GGGTTAAGGTTAGCTTGGAGTCAGGACATCTTGTCGaggaagagccatttgaagttaGGTTTGATGAAAAAGGTTTTGCAGATGGACCCAAGAAAAGAAGGCATAATATAATCAGCAAG